From one Planktothrix agardhii NIES-204 genomic stretch:
- the aspC gene encoding aspartate aminotransferase, translated as MKLAARVEKVPPSVTLAISAKAKAMKAEGMDVLNFSVGEPDFDTPPHIVAATKKALDEGKTRYGPAAGEPLLRSLIAQTLSKETGLDYKSDNIIVTNGGKHSLYNLMVAVIDPGDEVIIPSPYWLSYPEMVKLVEGIPVIVPTGAETGYKITPDLLRQTITPKTKLFVLNSPSNPTGMVYTPEEVRALAEVVVEAGILVVSDEIYSKIIYDDAQHLSIAAAHPESYKSTLISSGFAKSFAMTGWRLGYLAGDVDIIKATTRIQGHSTSNVCTFAQYGAIAALENSLDCVEEMRLAFAKRREVMFNLLNAISGISCLKPDGAFYMYINIEKTGLNSVEFCNYLLEEKQLASVPGHAFGNDNHIRLSYATDLITIEKGIKRLEEFVHSKIKV; from the coding sequence ATGAAGCTAGCAGCGCGAGTAGAAAAAGTTCCACCGTCTGTAACGCTGGCGATCTCAGCGAAGGCAAAAGCAATGAAAGCTGAGGGGATGGATGTCTTAAATTTTAGCGTAGGCGAACCGGACTTCGATACCCCTCCACATATTGTTGCTGCGACTAAAAAAGCCTTGGATGAAGGCAAAACTCGCTATGGCCCAGCAGCAGGGGAACCCCTGTTACGATCATTAATTGCCCAAACCTTAAGTAAAGAAACAGGTTTAGACTATAAAAGTGACAATATTATTGTTACTAATGGGGGTAAACATTCCCTCTATAATTTGATGGTGGCGGTGATTGATCCAGGAGATGAAGTAATTATTCCGTCTCCCTATTGGTTGAGTTATCCTGAAATGGTAAAACTGGTGGAAGGGATTCCGGTTATTGTGCCAACGGGTGCAGAAACTGGTTATAAAATCACCCCGGATTTATTGCGCCAAACTATTACACCCAAGACCAAACTTTTTGTTTTGAATTCTCCTTCTAATCCGACGGGAATGGTGTATACCCCAGAGGAAGTTCGCGCCTTAGCTGAGGTTGTTGTAGAAGCGGGTATTTTAGTGGTTTCGGATGAAATTTATTCTAAAATTATTTATGATGATGCTCAACATTTAAGTATTGCTGCTGCCCATCCTGAAAGCTATAAATCTACTTTAATTAGTAGTGGTTTTGCCAAATCTTTTGCCATGACGGGCTGGCGTCTGGGTTATTTAGCCGGAGATGTGGATATTATTAAAGCCACAACTCGTATACAAGGTCATAGTACCTCTAATGTTTGTACTTTTGCTCAATATGGGGCGATCGCTGCTTTAGAAAACTCCCTCGATTGTGTGGAGGAAATGCGTCTAGCTTTTGCGAAACGACGAGAAGTAATGTTCAATTTATTAAATGCAATTTCAGGAATTAGTTGTCTAAAACCTGATGGTGCATTTTATATGTACATTAATATTGAAAAAACAGGTTTAAATTCCGTTGAATTCTGTAATTACTTACTAGAAGAAAAACAGTTAGCCTCCGTACCCGGCCATGCTTTTGGAAATGATAACCATATTCGTTTATCTTACGCAACGGATTTAATCACGATTGAAAAAGGAATCAAGCGATTAGAGGAATTTGTTCATTCTAAGATTAAGGTATAA